The following is a genomic window from Lycorma delicatula isolate Av1 chromosome 6, ASM4794821v1, whole genome shotgun sequence.
ACAGGATTTTTTCTTGAACGAAAACCGTGCACTATTTGCAGTTTAGTATTTCTTGCAGCAGTATTTCTTATTTGTTACAGTGGTGTCGGTAATTGTTTGTTTTGGAGCAGCAGCTGTGATACTGTGCAATGTGAAAATGGTTGATGGTTGAATAtacatagttaaatatttttatgttgttattgttAACAAAGGTTGTTGaacttaaaatgaaacttttaattaagccataatatttcatgaagaatttaattaaacatagacAAATTTTGTATGTGTCGTTAAACTACaaagggattaaaataaaaacaatctgatCTGTAGTATTACATAAAGAAaccaaattgaatttaattttgtttgtgttttaattaaaacaaatcataaattattgTGTTACTGAAATAAAGTGAGTATtacaaattatactaaaaatatttttaataaataaattactcacAGAATTTTAGTATGTTAACCAAATAATAATGTCATCTGACagcaatttttattgcattataaagTTTCTCAAAGAATTATTGAATTAGTTACTGCAATTTAAGAATTTATGATCAAAATTTTAGTTATGCTTAATCACTGGTATCTAGATATCATTAAAAGTAGTGCTAGTACTTAGTTATTCTACATTTATGTaggataaatttgttttattgaattaatattgataaaagtctcatttttatcctgaaatgaaaatataataaaattgcatCATATCTTAATGTATGCAAATTGAGAAATTAGTGTATACAAATCTTGGGCAATAATTCCTTTTCAGATtacttttaatggtttttttttatattcatatctaattaatttatttaaataacggaatctgaatattaataaaactcaatagaagtatattttattttatataaaattcacttcACTGGTTATTCCGTGAAACCACTGGTTATTCTTgtgaaaccaattttttattaaattttctatttaagactgtttttactttaatattacttattactcAATAGACTTTGGTTGTGCTAGTCTGTAAAGCATCTAGTTATAATGTTGATATAGAAATATGTACCAGTAATTAATGTATcatgtaattaattatcattGTTGTCATCagcgttatttattttcaaagatggaacttatatttaagtacattatttataaaatacataactgattttactatgtaaacaattttgaaaatgaaaattgattttctatTGTGGTAATTTCTAAAGTTTTAGAAATAGCATACATTATTCCACTTAATTTGGCaaggtatatttaaatttttatttgttgatttgaGTTCTCGTTGTCTTAAGTAATTTTAtccataaactattttttatgggttatctgataaattaaaattttcctaatcattaaaaaatttatacagcttaaaagtagttaattaaaaaaacttatttaacatCAGATTATTAAAACAATCTCGAAA
Proteins encoded in this region:
- the bc10 gene encoding BLCAP apoptosis inducing factor bc10, whose product is MYCLQWLIPVLLIPKPVNPALLQTHVMFMVLYLTGFFLERKPCTICSLVFLAAVFLICYSGVGNCLFWSSSCDTVQCENG